CTAGATGTTGGAGCAGTTAGAGCAGACAACCCAAAGGGGAATACGACGGAGAGAATTGCATACGCCCTATGGAGTGAAGCATGGAGTAAAGCAAACCTAATAATAAACATACACTGCAACACAAGACCAGACTCACTAATATACCAATGGATAAACGTTTCAAACCCAAAGACTAGAGATGCCGTTTGGAGGATGGCTAAAGCCATAGGGGTAACAACAATAGTTTCAGAAGAGCCAGTACCAGAATGGGCGCCGCCAACACTGGAAAACCTAGCATACAGGAATAATATACCAGTAGTATTATTCGAATTGATAGATGGGAGATGGATATCAGAACCATCCACAACAGTAGGTGTTAGGGGAGTATTAAATGTGATGAGGGAATTCGGAATGATGGATGGAACCATAGAACCCCAAACTGGAATAACAATAATACCTGGAATAAACAGGTTTTACGGTATACTAAGAGCCAATAGAGGTGGATTGATAAGATTCCTCAAGAAGCCAGGGGAATTCATAAGGAAGGGTGAAACGGTATCGGAAATATACGATCTATATGGAGACGTATTGGAGGAGGTTAAAATGCCAGTGGATGGGTATATATGGGCATACCCATGCGGACAAGCCCTAGGGACAAGTGGAGGACTACAAGTAGTGCAAAGTGGAGCAAACATTGGATACGTATTCATACATGAAAGAGATTAAATATCAACGCTACGGGTAGCATATAAAGAAGAAGGCCAAGTAGTGGAAGGAAGAATTTGAGGAGGTAATGTGAATATTGTGTGGATTGGTGCTCATATTGGATTTTGATGGAGTTATAACTAGGTTGAATATTGATTGGGTTAAAGTTCGTGAGGAGGTTTCTAGGGTTATTGGATTTAATGTGGATAGCCTTGTGGATTTCTGGGATAAATATTTTGGCACGGAAATATTTGATTTGGCTAGTAGGATTGTTGAGAAGTATGAGTTGGAGGAGGTTTTGAGGGTTAAGCCATATGATGATGTGGAGAAGGCCCTCCAATCATTTAATGGCAAAGTATACATAGCCTCACTCCAATCGAGGAATGCACTAAAAATATTCCTTCAAAGGAATAGGCTTAATGGTTATTTCGAGGAGGTTTTGGGGAGGGAGGATTTTGGAAGTAAGTTTAGGCAGGTTCAATACATAATGGGTAGGGAGGTTGATGCTGAGAGGATAATATTTGTGGATGATTCTAAGAGGAATATATTGAGTTGCAAGCCTCTAGGAGTGGAATGCATATTGTTTGATAGGAATTCTGGGAGCAATCTCATAAGTTTAGTTGAGGGGATTAAGAGTCCTAGGAAATAATCATTTATTTCTGTATTATTATCTCTCTGCCTTCGATTAGTGCTCTAACAAGCTTCTCCCTTGCCGATTTAACTATCCTCCAAACGGTATTCCTTGAGGTATTCATCCTCAATCCAGCTTCTTCAAAAGATAGGTTGTCTAAGTCTATTAGTTTTAATGCTTCAAGTTCCACGACATCTAGGTATATTGGTTCTTTTGTGGATTGTGGATTTGGAGTGAATCTATCCACAAGTGGCATTAACGAAACTTTTAGCGGTATGGGTTGCCTACCAACACGCCCACATCTACATCTCCTACGCCAACAACTTCCATGCATGATTTTATGATATATCACAAAATTTATATACTTTTTGTTTCAATTATTATGTGATATATCACGAAAATGGAGGTGATGTAAATGGGGTGGAGGGGTTGGATGGGATACTGGCCTAGAGGATGGTGGTGTCCAAGACATCCGTGGCCTCCAGCATGGGCTAGATGGCACCCATACTGGTCTTACTGGTGGGGCACTGGTAGACTGGATCCAAACGAGGAATATAGGATGCTTGAAGAGGAAAAGGAGTATTTGGAGAGGGAGCTTGAAGAGATTAAGAAGAGATTGGATGAGCTTAAGAAGGAATTGGAGAAGAAGTGAGGGGTGAAGGTTGACTGTTAAGAGGATTGCAATTGCCACTGTGGGCTACGGGGGGCTTGAAGACCACGTCTCAGGGGAGTTTGGACACTCAAGAACATTTACAATCGTGGAAGTTGAAGATGGCGTTGTGAG
This portion of the Candidatus Methanomethylicota archaeon genome encodes:
- a CDS encoding succinylglutamate desuccinylase/aspartoacylase family protein translates to MPEKIRVGNIEVGRGEFGKGVIRGVELANCVSIDIPVMVMNGIEDGPTLLLMSTQHGIEIQGIEVIRRVMREIVKPEKLRGALIGIPVGNPLAFMHHKYLSWIDDLDVGAVRADNPKGNTTERIAYALWSEAWSKANLIINIHCNTRPDSLIYQWINVSNPKTRDAVWRMAKAIGVTTIVSEEPVPEWAPPTLENLAYRNNIPVVLFELIDGRWISEPSTTVGVRGVLNVMREFGMMDGTIEPQTGITIIPGINRFYGILRANRGGLIRFLKKPGEFIRKGETVSEIYDLYGDVLEEVKMPVDGYIWAYPCGQALGTSGGLQVVQSGANIGYVFIHERD
- a CDS encoding HAD-IA family hydrolase — its product is MLILDFDGVITRLNIDWVKVREEVSRVIGFNVDSLVDFWDKYFGTEIFDLASRIVEKYELEEVLRVKPYDDVEKALQSFNGKVYIASLQSRNALKIFLQRNRLNGYFEEVLGREDFGSKFRQVQYIMGREVDAERIIFVDDSKRNILSCKPLGVECILFDRNSGSNLISLVEGIKSPRK
- a CDS encoding DUF134 domain-containing protein; translated protein: MHGSCWRRRCRCGRVGRQPIPLKVSLMPLVDRFTPNPQSTKEPIYLDVVELEALKLIDLDNLSFEEAGLRMNTSRNTVWRIVKSAREKLVRALIEGREIIIQK
- a CDS encoding DUF5320 family protein produces the protein MGWRGWMGYWPRGWWCPRHPWPPAWARWHPYWSYWWGTGRLDPNEEYRMLEEEKEYLERELEEIKKRLDELKKELEKK